In the genome of Saccharomonospora viridis DSM 43017, one region contains:
- a CDS encoding ABC transporter permease, with product MLRYAFRRVLQLVLVLFVLSVLLFAWLRALPGGPVSALLGDRGTAESRAQLREELGLDEPIFVQYFSFLGRALTGNFGNSIGVAPGMPALEVFSERFPATIELSFMAIVLALITAIPLGYLAARRRGGWLDNAGILSSLVGISVPIFFFAFLLKWIFAIELGWLPTGGRQTVGIDATRVTGFFVLDGILTQEWDAAWDALVHLLLPSIALASIPFAVIFRITRASVLDVLDEDYVRTARSKGLAKRVIRDRHILRNSLLPVVTTVGLQTGSLLSGAVLTETVFAWHGIGEALALGFERKDFPVLQVVIIAGAASYVLINLLVDLSYALIDPRIRTAQKVGS from the coding sequence GTGCTCCGTTACGCGTTTCGTCGAGTACTGCAACTCGTACTCGTTCTGTTCGTTCTCTCGGTGCTGCTCTTCGCCTGGCTGCGGGCGCTTCCGGGAGGGCCGGTCTCGGCCCTCCTCGGCGACCGCGGCACGGCGGAGAGCCGCGCTCAATTGCGTGAGGAACTCGGGCTCGACGAGCCGATCTTCGTCCAGTACTTCTCCTTCCTCGGCCGGGCGTTGACCGGTAACTTCGGCAACTCCATCGGGGTCGCCCCGGGCATGCCCGCCCTGGAGGTGTTCTCGGAGCGGTTCCCGGCCACGATCGAACTCAGCTTCATGGCCATCGTCCTCGCGCTGATCACGGCGATCCCCCTCGGCTACCTGGCCGCCCGCCGTCGCGGCGGCTGGCTGGACAACGCGGGCATCCTCAGCTCGCTGGTGGGGATCTCCGTGCCGATCTTCTTCTTCGCGTTCCTGCTGAAGTGGATCTTCGCGATCGAGCTCGGCTGGCTGCCCACGGGCGGTAGGCAGACCGTCGGCATCGACGCCACCCGGGTCACCGGGTTCTTCGTGCTCGACGGCATCCTCACCCAGGAATGGGACGCCGCCTGGGACGCGCTGGTGCATCTGCTCCTGCCCTCGATCGCACTGGCATCGATCCCGTTCGCGGTCATCTTCCGCATCACGCGGGCTTCGGTGCTGGACGTGTTGGACGAGGACTACGTGCGCACGGCGCGCTCCAAGGGGCTGGCCAAGCGCGTGATCCGCGACCGGCACATCCTGCGCAACTCGTTGCTGCCCGTGGTGACGACCGTGGGGTTGCAAACGGGTTCGCTGCTGTCGGGAGCGGTGCTCACCGAAACCGTGTTCGCCTGGCACGGCATCGGAGAAGCGCTCGCACTCGGCTTCGAACGCAAGGACTTCCCCGTGCTTCAAGTGGTCATCATCGCCGGGGCGGCGTCGTACGTACTGATCAACCTCTTGGTCGACCTGTCGTACGCGCTGATCGACCCGCGCATCCGTACGGCGCAGAAAGTGGGGTCGTAA
- a CDS encoding Scr1 family TA system antitoxin-like transcriptional regulator: MAPTVRTAKKLLLGREIAHMIDKAGVSQAEAAKLIETSQPRIAGLISGGGSIAPGDLLLLAQGLGFTDEGYLEALRELRRDNHKRGFWTTGHNRAYAEDIRLRVDLEKHADQIRAVEVEVVPGLLQCEAYVRAMHADQQTVNGVTLEDQIAARLARQDILDKDDPPLLHFVLSESCVRRVWGDMAVMREQIDHLIKLSNRPNIHLQVLPFDRPAGRRSPISSPFVLIRVPSPGVAGPLELAYVEGESEIHYLDDKKALKAYEAAWTRLADAALRFDESRAFLKQVADEYKKKETRTPREIAR; encoded by the coding sequence ATGGCCCCAACTGTCCGTACCGCTAAGAAGCTGCTGCTCGGGCGCGAGATCGCGCACATGATCGACAAGGCGGGTGTTTCCCAGGCCGAGGCCGCCAAGCTGATCGAGACCAGCCAGCCGCGCATCGCCGGCCTGATCAGCGGTGGTGGCAGTATCGCGCCCGGTGATCTCCTGCTTCTCGCCCAGGGGCTGGGTTTCACGGACGAGGGCTACCTCGAAGCGCTGCGCGAACTCCGGCGCGACAACCACAAGCGCGGCTTCTGGACAACCGGGCACAACCGGGCCTATGCCGAGGACATTCGTCTACGGGTGGACCTGGAAAAGCACGCGGATCAGATCCGCGCGGTGGAGGTCGAGGTCGTGCCCGGGTTGCTGCAATGTGAGGCATACGTGCGTGCCATGCACGCCGACCAGCAGACAGTGAATGGTGTCACCCTGGAAGACCAGATCGCCGCTCGACTGGCTCGGCAGGACATCCTCGACAAGGACGATCCGCCGCTCCTCCACTTCGTGCTCTCTGAATCCTGTGTCCGCCGAGTGTGGGGCGATATGGCCGTGATGCGTGAGCAGATCGATCACTTGATCAAGCTCAGCAACCGGCCGAACATCCATCTCCAGGTCCTGCCGTTCGATCGGCCCGCGGGCAGGCGGTCCCCGATTTCAAGCCCGTTCGTGCTCATCCGGGTACCGTCGCCGGGCGTGGCCGGACCGCTGGAACTGGCGTACGTGGAGGGTGAGAGTGAGATCCACTACCTCGATGACAAGAAGGCACTCAAAGCGTACGAAGCCGCGTGGACGCGCCTCGCCGACGCCGCTCTTCGCTTCGACGAGAGCCGGGCCTTTTTGAAACAGGTCGCGGACGAGTACAAGAAGAAGGAAACCCGCACCCCTAGGGAGATCGCACGATGA
- a CDS encoding YbaB/EbfC family nucleoid-associated protein: MVQPGGGMPDMQQILQQAQKMQEQLVTAQQELANAEVTGTSGGGLVTATVSGSLELKSLSIDPKVVDPEDTETLSDLVVAAVRDAMNNAQKLTEEKLGPLAGSLGGGMPDLGGFGLPG, encoded by the coding sequence ATGGTGCAACCCGGCGGCGGAATGCCCGATATGCAGCAAATCCTGCAGCAGGCCCAGAAGATGCAGGAACAGCTGGTCACGGCGCAGCAGGAGTTGGCGAATGCCGAGGTGACCGGCACCTCCGGCGGTGGTCTGGTGACCGCCACCGTCAGCGGAAGCCTGGAGCTCAAGTCGCTGTCGATCGATCCGAAGGTGGTTGATCCGGAGGACACCGAGACGCTGTCCGACCTCGTCGTGGCGGCGGTGCGCGACGCGATGAACAACGCACAGAAGCTCACCGAGGAGAAGTTGGGGCCGCTCGCCGGGAGCCTCGGGGGCGGCATGCCCGACCTCGGTGGATTCGGACTTCCTGGATAA
- a CDS encoding ABC transporter substrate-binding protein, translating into MLQPRVARPRRLALIGLAGALAVSLSACAESQRDSSGGGDGGTLVFGATGAPANFDPFYASDGETFRVTRQIVENLVGIKPGTAELEPELAKSWESSEDGKTWTFELQEGVKFHDGTPFDAEAVCANFERMYNQKGAGASPALSYYWVENFGGFADDGKPSLYDGCEVKDEYTVELKLTRYTADFPTMLSQDSFAMQSPTAMEKYKANDVKAEGDSFVFSEYAQKHPTGTGPFKFSNYDSANGTIELVRNDDYWGEPAKLDKLIFQVIPNETARKQALEAGDIDGYDFPSPSDWDALEKAGFKVEIREPFNILYLGITQKGNPALRDLKVRQALAHAIDRENLVSAIMPKNSEVAKQFYPDTVDGYADDVQEYPYDPDKAKELLAEAGHEDLTVELWYPTQVTRPYMPNPEAIFGAIKEDLEAVGITVKPVSKPWNGGYTDDIESARAELFLLGWTGDYNSPNNFIGTFFGTTDNQFYTGGSSWGEELAEALDDADTIVDDAEREAAYQDINRKLMSEYLPAIPLTHSPPAMVVRPEVEGLIPSPLTKEEFATVSISE; encoded by the coding sequence ATGCTCCAGCCACGGGTGGCTCGACCACGCCGCCTAGCCCTGATCGGGCTCGCGGGTGCGCTCGCGGTCTCACTGTCGGCGTGTGCTGAATCCCAACGCGATTCCAGTGGGGGCGGTGACGGCGGCACGCTGGTGTTCGGTGCCACGGGTGCCCCGGCCAACTTCGACCCCTTCTACGCCTCCGACGGCGAGACGTTCCGGGTGACCCGACAGATCGTCGAAAACCTCGTCGGCATCAAGCCGGGAACGGCCGAGCTCGAACCCGAACTCGCCAAGAGCTGGGAGTCGAGTGAGGACGGCAAGACCTGGACGTTCGAGCTCCAGGAGGGCGTGAAGTTCCACGACGGCACGCCGTTCGACGCCGAAGCCGTCTGCGCGAACTTCGAGCGTATGTACAACCAGAAGGGGGCGGGCGCCTCCCCCGCGCTGTCGTACTACTGGGTGGAGAACTTCGGCGGGTTCGCCGACGACGGCAAGCCGTCGCTGTACGACGGGTGCGAGGTCAAGGACGAATACACCGTCGAACTGAAACTGACCCGGTACACGGCCGACTTCCCGACGATGCTGTCGCAGGACTCGTTCGCCATGCAGAGTCCGACGGCGATGGAGAAGTACAAGGCCAACGACGTCAAGGCCGAGGGCGACAGCTTCGTGTTCTCGGAGTACGCCCAGAAGCACCCGACGGGCACGGGGCCGTTCAAGTTCAGCAATTACGACTCCGCCAACGGCACCATCGAGCTGGTCCGCAACGACGACTACTGGGGCGAGCCGGCCAAACTCGACAAGCTGATCTTCCAGGTCATCCCCAACGAGACAGCGCGCAAGCAGGCGCTGGAAGCCGGTGACATCGACGGCTACGACTTCCCGTCGCCCTCCGACTGGGACGCGTTGGAGAAGGCCGGGTTCAAGGTCGAGATCCGGGAGCCGTTCAACATCCTCTACCTGGGCATCACGCAGAAGGGGAACCCGGCGCTGCGGGACCTCAAGGTTCGTCAGGCGTTGGCGCACGCGATCGACCGCGAGAACCTCGTCTCGGCGATCATGCCGAAGAACTCCGAGGTCGCCAAGCAGTTCTACCCCGACACCGTGGACGGCTACGCCGACGACGTCCAGGAGTACCCGTACGACCCGGACAAGGCGAAGGAACTGCTGGCCGAGGCCGGACACGAGGACCTGACCGTCGAGCTGTGGTACCCGACCCAGGTCACCCGGCCCTACATGCCGAACCCGGAGGCCATCTTCGGCGCCATCAAGGAGGACCTGGAGGCCGTCGGGATCACCGTGAAACCGGTCAGCAAGCCGTGGAACGGTGGCTACACCGACGACATCGAGTCGGCCAGGGCCGAGCTGTTCCTGCTCGGCTGGACCGGTGACTACAACTCGCCGAACAACTTCATCGGCACCTTCTTCGGCACGACGGACAACCAGTTCTACACCGGGGGTTCGTCGTGGGGCGAAGAACTCGCGGAAGCACTCGACGACGCGGACACCATCGTGGACGACGCGGAGCGGGAAGCCGCCTACCAGGACATCAACCGCAAGTTGATGTCCGAATACCTGCCGGCCATTCCGCTGACGCACTCGCCGCCGGCCATGGTCGTTCGGCCTGAGGTCGAGGGGCTGATCCCCAGCCCGTTGACCAAGGAAGAGTTCGCCACGGTCTCGATCTCGGAGTAG
- a CDS encoding DUF397 domain-containing protein: MSTTSPTFAEAEFRKASKSNPNRDCVRVARRDGWVELRDDKTEFGSAEDHRLVFTAAEFDAVQERYRATGDVSGTRLEIVPRGGLFVFRSAAPGPDGDRVELVFDRDEVDAFFDGVLKHEFDAAAFAVA; the protein is encoded by the coding sequence ATGAGCACCACCTCTCCGACTTTCGCGGAAGCCGAGTTCCGTAAGGCGTCCAAGAGCAACCCGAACAGGGACTGCGTGCGCGTGGCCCGTCGTGACGGCTGGGTCGAGTTGCGGGACGACAAGACGGAGTTCGGCTCAGCCGAGGATCACCGTTTGGTCTTCACCGCCGCCGAGTTCGACGCCGTCCAGGAGCGGTACCGCGCCACGGGCGACGTTTCCGGCACCCGGCTGGAGATCGTGCCCCGTGGTGGGTTGTTCGTGTTCCGCTCCGCCGCTCCGGGACCGGACGGCGACAGGGTGGAGCTGGTGTTCGACCGCGACGAGGTGGACGCGTTCTTCGACGGCGTACTCAAGCATGAGTTCGACGCCGCCGCGTTCGCCGTGGCGTGA
- a CDS encoding Imm1 family immunity protein, with product MFAAVVDGSGYLSHQDSNHAKAYPVGVPESPGCEFDDEDFPAGSGLTLEQFTAALVEFLHTTKRPTNVRWATR from the coding sequence GTGTTCGCCGCCGTGGTGGACGGGTCCGGTTACCTCAGCCACCAGGACTCAAACCACGCCAAAGCGTACCCGGTCGGTGTTCCCGAATCGCCCGGCTGCGAGTTCGACGACGAAGACTTCCCTGCCGGGTCGGGACTGACGCTGGAGCAGTTCACGGCAGCGTTGGTGGAGTTCCTGCACACCACGAAACGGCCGACCAACGTTCGATGGGCGACGCGGTGA
- a CDS encoding ABC transporter permease, with the protein MASRATKIDELAATAGRSTGTGGTGPDGAKDEGQSLAKSAWRRLRRNPMFLIGATIIGVFVLVALLAPWLAPHDPSLRLLKDQVSNANNQIPPPQPGHPLGGDQYGRDLLSRILLGSQQTLLVALLATVIGLGIGTVLGTLAGAFGGWVDTVVMRIVDVMLSIPSLLLAVSIGALFVTQSQFSVILAVAIVQVPIFARLLRGTMLSVRESDHVLAAKALGVKRGAIVFRHILPNSLGPVIVQSTLVLAIAILDAAALSFLGLGAADDSIPEWGQMLGNAQDYFDTQPHLAFWPAACIVVVALGFTLIGESMREALDPRQRR; encoded by the coding sequence ATGGCCTCGCGGGCTACGAAGATCGACGAACTCGCGGCGACCGCGGGCCGGTCCACCGGAACCGGTGGGACGGGACCCGACGGGGCCAAGGACGAGGGACAGAGCCTCGCCAAATCGGCGTGGCGCAGGCTCAGGCGTAACCCGATGTTCCTGATCGGCGCCACGATCATCGGTGTGTTCGTGCTGGTGGCGTTGCTGGCCCCATGGCTGGCCCCGCACGATCCGTCGTTGCGGTTGCTGAAGGACCAGGTGTCCAACGCGAACAACCAGATCCCGCCACCGCAGCCGGGACATCCACTGGGAGGCGACCAGTACGGCCGCGACCTGCTGTCCCGCATCCTGTTGGGCTCCCAGCAGACGCTTTTGGTGGCGCTGCTGGCCACCGTGATCGGGCTGGGTATCGGCACGGTGCTGGGCACGCTCGCCGGTGCCTTCGGCGGGTGGGTCGACACCGTGGTGATGCGCATCGTGGACGTGATGCTGTCGATCCCGTCGCTGCTGCTGGCCGTCTCGATCGGCGCGTTGTTCGTGACGCAGAGCCAGTTCTCGGTGATCCTCGCCGTCGCCATCGTGCAGGTGCCGATCTTCGCGCGGCTGTTACGCGGCACCATGTTGTCGGTGCGGGAAAGCGATCACGTGTTGGCGGCCAAGGCCCTGGGGGTCAAGCGCGGTGCCATCGTGTTCCGGCACATCCTGCCGAACTCGCTGGGCCCGGTGATCGTACAGTCCACATTGGTATTGGCGATCGCGATCCTGGACGCGGCGGCGCTGTCGTTCCTCGGCCTCGGAGCCGCGGACGACTCGATCCCGGAATGGGGGCAGATGCTCGGTAACGCACAGGACTACTTCGACACGCAGCCGCATCTGGCCTTCTGGCCGGCGGCGTGCATCGTCGTGGTGGCCTTGGGCTTCACCCTCATCGGCGAGTCGATGCGGGAAGCCCTCGATCCTCGGCAACGGCGGTGA
- the recR gene encoding recombination mediator RecR, protein MYEGVVQDLIDELGRLPGIGPKSAQRIAFHLLASDPADLARLQEVLGKVREGVRFCEVCGNVSERERCRICSDPRRDTSVICVVEEPKDVLAVERTREFRGRYHVLGGALDPLSGVGPDQLRIKELLSRIGADEVSEVIIATDPNTEGEATATYLVRMLKDFPGLTVTRLASGLPMGGDLEFADELTLGRALSGRRAL, encoded by the coding sequence GTGTACGAGGGCGTCGTTCAAGATCTGATCGATGAGCTCGGGCGGCTGCCCGGCATCGGTCCCAAAAGCGCACAACGCATAGCGTTCCATCTGCTGGCCTCCGACCCGGCGGACCTCGCTCGGCTGCAGGAGGTGCTCGGCAAGGTGCGCGAGGGTGTGCGTTTCTGCGAGGTGTGCGGCAACGTCTCCGAGAGGGAGCGTTGCCGCATCTGCTCCGACCCGCGTCGGGACACGAGCGTCATCTGCGTGGTCGAGGAGCCGAAGGACGTGCTCGCGGTGGAACGCACCCGCGAGTTCCGGGGCCGGTACCACGTGCTGGGCGGTGCGCTCGACCCCCTGTCCGGGGTGGGACCGGACCAGCTGCGGATCAAGGAGCTGTTGTCCCGCATCGGTGCCGACGAGGTGTCGGAGGTCATCATCGCCACCGACCCGAACACCGAGGGGGAAGCCACGGCGACGTACCTGGTGCGGATGTTGAAGGACTTCCCGGGACTCACGGTGACCCGATTGGCGTCCGGTCTGCCGATGGGCGGTGACCTGGAGTTCGCCGACGAGCTCACGCTCGGACGGGCGCTGTCCGGCCGCCGTGCCCTCTGA
- a CDS encoding DNA polymerase III subunit gamma and tau has translation MALALYRKYRPATFAEVVGQEHVTEPLRTALASGRINHAYLFSGPRGCGKTSSARIMARSLNCVEGPTPDPCGKCGPCEALAPEGPGSVDVTELDAASHGGVDDARELRDRAFYAPAESRYRVFIIDEAHMVTPQGFNALLKIVEEPPEHLIFIFATTEPDKVLTTIRSRTHHYPFRLIPPKAMRELLERNVAAEGIPVEPAVYPLVIRAGGGSARDTQSVLDQLLAGAGPEGVTYERAVALLGVTDSALIDSMVDALAADDAKNVFGTIDRLSEAGHDPRRFAADLLDRLRDLLLLRSVPEAATNGMVSAPEEQLERMVEQAQRLSPGTLTRYAEILHNGLLKMRGATSPRLALELLCSRMLLPEVSDDEASMLQRLERLERRIATGAPAVPSAQGGASAESPRTPQSRQSPTRPTFERPSQRASREQPSPDVAERQQQGGAAGAADTGAPTGPRRPTPTAPPGASAPSPTPSAPTGSAQPPASSGAQQGGLDAAGLRQHWPQVLAVVRTMSRSTEALLTGASIHSVEGNTVVLTHPAQPLVRRLSEQRNTECIARALTQVVSGEWTVRCVHPSAVAATGQTPPAAAAQQPAGGAGRQQQPQRTYQRPSRPAQGPAEGPRGQSVTSAESDIPLPPEPEDEEYHPPEDVEEGTASAEPDSSEEGSEPEPVNPEIRAQRLLTEHLGARRID, from the coding sequence GTGGCTCTAGCGCTGTACCGCAAGTACCGACCGGCGACCTTCGCCGAGGTCGTCGGGCAGGAGCACGTCACCGAGCCCCTGCGCACCGCGCTGGCCTCCGGCCGCATCAACCACGCCTACCTCTTCTCGGGGCCACGCGGCTGTGGCAAGACGTCGAGTGCTCGGATCATGGCCCGCTCGCTCAACTGCGTCGAGGGGCCGACGCCCGATCCGTGTGGTAAGTGCGGTCCGTGTGAGGCGCTCGCCCCCGAGGGGCCGGGCAGCGTGGACGTCACCGAGCTGGACGCGGCCAGTCACGGAGGCGTCGACGACGCCCGTGAGCTGCGCGACCGCGCTTTCTACGCGCCCGCCGAGTCGCGGTACCGGGTGTTCATCATCGACGAGGCCCACATGGTCACACCGCAGGGTTTCAACGCCCTGCTGAAGATCGTGGAGGAGCCGCCGGAACACCTGATCTTCATCTTCGCCACCACCGAGCCGGACAAGGTGCTCACCACCATCCGCTCGCGCACGCACCACTACCCGTTCCGGCTCATCCCCCCGAAGGCCATGCGGGAGTTGCTGGAACGCAACGTCGCCGCCGAGGGCATCCCGGTGGAACCGGCGGTGTATCCGCTGGTGATCCGCGCGGGCGGGGGATCGGCGCGGGACACGCAGTCGGTGCTGGATCAGCTGCTCGCGGGTGCGGGTCCCGAAGGCGTGACGTACGAACGCGCGGTGGCGCTGCTGGGGGTCACCGACTCGGCGCTCATCGACTCGATGGTGGACGCGTTGGCCGCCGACGACGCCAAGAACGTCTTCGGCACGATCGACCGGCTCTCCGAGGCCGGACACGACCCGCGCCGCTTCGCCGCCGATCTGCTCGATCGGCTGCGTGACCTGCTGCTGTTGCGTTCGGTGCCCGAGGCCGCGACCAACGGCATGGTGTCGGCCCCCGAGGAACAGCTCGAACGCATGGTGGAGCAGGCGCAACGCCTGAGCCCGGGCACGTTGACCCGCTATGCGGAGATCCTGCACAACGGCCTGTTGAAGATGCGGGGCGCCACGTCGCCACGCCTGGCGCTCGAACTGCTGTGCTCACGGATGCTGCTGCCCGAGGTCTCCGACGACGAGGCGTCGATGCTGCAGCGGCTCGAGCGGTTGGAACGTCGAATCGCCACCGGAGCACCCGCCGTGCCGTCCGCGCAGGGCGGGGCCTCCGCGGAGTCCCCACGGACCCCGCAGTCTCGCCAGTCGCCGACCAGGCCCACGTTCGAGCGGCCGTCCCAGCGGGCGTCCCGAGAGCAGCCGAGTCCCGACGTGGCCGAGCGACAGCAGCAGGGTGGTGCGGCCGGCGCGGCGGACACCGGTGCGCCCACCGGCCCGCGGCGTCCGACGCCCACCGCGCCACCGGGGGCGTCGGCCCCGTCACCGACCCCGTCGGCCCCGACGGGGTCGGCACAGCCGCCGGCGTCCTCGGGTGCGCAGCAGGGAGGGCTGGACGCGGCCGGACTGCGCCAGCACTGGCCCCAGGTGCTCGCCGTCGTGCGGACCATGAGCCGTAGCACCGAGGCGCTGCTCACCGGGGCGTCGATACACAGCGTCGAGGGGAACACCGTCGTCCTGACCCACCCGGCGCAGCCGCTCGTGCGGCGGTTGTCGGAACAGCGCAACACCGAGTGCATCGCGCGCGCACTGACCCAGGTGGTCTCAGGCGAGTGGACCGTGCGATGTGTGCACCCGAGCGCGGTCGCGGCGACAGGCCAGACACCCCCCGCCGCGGCGGCGCAGCAGCCCGCGGGTGGGGCCGGACGGCAGCAGCAGCCGCAGCGCACCTATCAGCGACCGTCCAGGCCGGCACAGGGCCCGGCGGAGGGGCCGCGTGGCCAGTCCGTGACCAGCGCCGAGTCGGACATTCCGCTGCCGCCGGAACCCGAGGACGAGGAGTACCACCCCCCGGAGGACGTAGAGGAGGGGACCGCATCCGCCGAGCCGGACTCCTCGGAGGAGGGGTCCGAGCCCGAACCGGTCAATCCCGAGATCCGCGCGCAACGGCTGCTGACGGAACACCTCGGTGCCCGCCGGATCGACTAG
- a CDS encoding ABC transporter ATP-binding protein, which translates to MALLEVRDLSVTFHRKGEPPTTAVDSISFDVEPGQTVGLVGESGCGKSVTSLAIMGLLPARSAKVSGSVTFAGEQLLGLSQEQMDERRGEELSMVFQDPLSSLNPVVTIGVQITEVLLRHRNLTRKQAKAEAVDLLGRVGIPDPARRLNEYPHQLSGGMRQRVLIAIALACEPRLLIADEPTTALDVTIQAQILTLLRELVSETGTALIMITHDLGVVAGLCDQVNVMYGGRIVERAQRHELFATPRHPYTHGLLASIPRLDAPRGERLVPVKGSVADNIPWSKGCAFAPRCPNAVEACWSEAPELAADGAGHTGLLRCHNPVEVTVAEGAR; encoded by the coding sequence ATGGCTCTGCTGGAAGTGCGCGACCTGTCGGTGACTTTCCACCGCAAGGGGGAGCCGCCGACCACCGCCGTCGACTCGATCTCCTTCGACGTGGAGCCGGGGCAGACCGTGGGGCTCGTGGGCGAGTCCGGTTGCGGTAAATCGGTCACCTCGCTGGCGATCATGGGCTTGTTGCCGGCCCGTTCGGCCAAGGTGAGCGGATCGGTGACGTTCGCCGGTGAGCAACTGCTCGGACTCAGCCAGGAGCAGATGGACGAACGCCGGGGCGAGGAGCTCAGCATGGTGTTCCAGGACCCGCTGTCGTCCCTCAACCCCGTGGTGACCATCGGCGTGCAGATCACCGAGGTGTTGCTGCGACACCGGAACCTCACCCGCAAACAGGCCAAGGCCGAGGCCGTCGACCTGCTCGGCCGGGTGGGCATCCCGGACCCGGCGCGGCGGTTGAACGAGTACCCGCACCAACTGTCGGGCGGGATGCGCCAGCGCGTGCTGATCGCGATCGCGTTGGCGTGCGAGCCGAGGCTGCTCATCGCGGACGAGCCCACCACCGCGCTCGACGTCACCATCCAGGCGCAGATCCTCACGTTGTTGCGCGAGCTGGTGAGCGAGACCGGAACGGCGCTCATCATGATCACGCACGACCTCGGCGTGGTCGCCGGGCTGTGCGACCAGGTGAACGTGATGTACGGCGGGCGGATCGTGGAACGCGCGCAACGCCACGAATTGTTCGCCACGCCCCGGCATCCGTACACCCACGGGCTGCTCGCCTCGATCCCCCGGCTGGACGCGCCGAGGGGGGAGAGGTTGGTGCCCGTCAAGGGATCGGTGGCCGACAACATCCCGTGGTCGAAAGGGTGCGCGTTCGCGCCACGTTGTCCGAACGCCGTGGAGGCGTGCTGGTCCGAGGCGCCGGAGTTGGCCGCCGACGGCGCCGGACACACCGGACTGCTGCGGTGCCACAACCCGGTGGAAGTCACGGTGGCGGAGGGAGCACGATGA
- a CDS encoding uridine kinase family protein, translated as MPSDLASGYEPRHVPVDGVADAVLAAPPRLGAVRLVAVDGPSGSGKSTFARELTATLRDRGVRTELISTDDFATWDDPVSWWPRLAEVLDRIAAGLPGRYRAWDWSTGRPRPGAEVRVAVPEVLVVEGVSAGRASVRPRLSRLCWVEVPCPEERLRRAVARDGEASRPMLEAWQRFERGWFAVDQTKRHADDVILPADV; from the coding sequence GTGCCCTCTGACCTCGCTTCGGGGTACGAACCGCGTCACGTACCGGTGGACGGTGTCGCTGACGCGGTGCTGGCGGCGCCCCCTCGGTTGGGCGCGGTGCGGTTGGTGGCCGTCGACGGCCCGTCCGGGTCGGGTAAGTCGACCTTCGCGCGGGAATTGACCGCGACACTGCGGGACCGTGGGGTCCGTACCGAGCTGATCAGCACGGACGACTTCGCCACCTGGGACGATCCCGTGTCGTGGTGGCCGAGGTTGGCCGAGGTGCTCGACCGGATCGCCGCCGGACTGCCCGGCCGTTACCGCGCATGGGACTGGTCGACCGGTCGACCACGGCCCGGCGCCGAGGTGCGGGTCGCGGTGCCGGAGGTGCTCGTGGTGGAGGGGGTGTCGGCGGGACGGGCCTCGGTGCGGCCCAGGCTGTCGCGACTGTGCTGGGTCGAGGTGCCGTGCCCCGAGGAACGGTTGAGACGGGCGGTGGCCCGCGACGGCGAAGCCTCCAGGCCGATGCTCGAAGCGTGGCAACGGTTCGAACGTGGCTGGTTCGCGGTGGACCAGACCAAGCGTCATGCCGACGACGTCATCCTCCCCGCTGACGTGTGA
- a CDS encoding DUF397 domain-containing protein — translation MVDYAESSEYDPTTAVGMFAPGNWRKSFASEPNGGNCVEVNIAEDRVGVRDTKLPDSPVFVFWPSEWDAFVKAVKAGQFDLPR, via the coding sequence ATGGTCGATTATGCCGAGAGTTCGGAGTACGACCCGACCACGGCCGTGGGCATGTTCGCCCCCGGCAACTGGCGTAAGTCCTTCGCCAGTGAACCCAACGGAGGCAACTGTGTCGAGGTGAACATCGCCGAGGACAGAGTCGGTGTTCGTGACACAAAGCTGCCCGACAGCCCGGTCTTCGTGTTCTGGCCCTCGGAGTGGGATGCCTTCGTCAAGGCCGTGAAGGCCGGCCAGTTCGACCTGCCGCGGTGA